One region of Peptococcaceae bacterium 1198_IL3148 genomic DNA includes:
- a CDS encoding amidohydrolase, which translates to MANILIRNVDILTMTEDQQVINDGEMVVSGNKLLVVGERGSVPKDFKADIEIDGSGMVAMPGFVNCHTHAAMTLLRGYAGDLPLMEWLHNIWPIEDKMQAADIYYGSLLACVEMIKSGTTTFADMYSFMDKVADAAIESGMRAVLARGLIGAAPNGMQALAENKEFVQQYQGAANGRITTMIGPHAPYTCPPDYLLKVIEAAEELKVGLHIHLAETATEYTDIVNQYGKTPIQHVESLGLFKLPTLAAHCVHLDNQDIEILAKYNVGVAHNPESNMKLASGIAPVPKLLAAGVNVGLGTDGASSNNNLDMLEEMRSAALLHKVSSMDPTVMPAQQALKMATVNGAKVLGLEKEIGQLKPGMKADFILINFKAPHLYPKLDIAAHLVYAAHSADVDTVIIDGELVMQNRKILTVDEDEIMQQVAERAKRLLA; encoded by the coding sequence ATGGCCAATATACTTATTCGCAATGTGGACATTTTGACCATGACTGAAGATCAACAGGTGATAAACGACGGGGAAATGGTGGTGTCTGGCAACAAGTTGCTGGTGGTGGGGGAGCGCGGTTCGGTGCCGAAAGATTTCAAGGCAGACATTGAAATAGATGGCAGTGGCATGGTGGCGATGCCTGGATTTGTCAACTGCCACACCCATGCGGCCATGACATTACTGCGGGGTTACGCCGGTGATCTACCGCTAATGGAGTGGCTTCACAACATCTGGCCCATTGAGGATAAAATGCAGGCCGCTGATATTTATTACGGCAGTCTGCTGGCTTGCGTGGAAATGATTAAATCCGGCACCACCACCTTTGCCGATATGTACAGTTTTATGGATAAAGTAGCGGACGCGGCCATAGAAAGTGGCATGAGGGCGGTGTTGGCCCGGGGGTTAATCGGCGCAGCGCCTAACGGCATGCAAGCGTTGGCAGAGAACAAAGAGTTTGTCCAACAATATCAAGGCGCGGCCAACGGGCGGATTACAACGATGATTGGACCCCATGCCCCTTATACCTGCCCGCCGGATTACCTGTTAAAAGTTATCGAGGCGGCGGAAGAGCTGAAGGTTGGTCTGCACATCCACTTGGCGGAAACGGCCACCGAGTATACTGATATTGTCAATCAGTACGGCAAAACACCAATTCAGCATGTGGAAAGTTTAGGTTTGTTTAAGTTACCTACCTTGGCTGCCCACTGTGTGCACCTGGATAACCAAGATATTGAAATACTGGCCAAATATAACGTCGGCGTGGCCCACAACCCCGAAAGCAACATGAAACTGGCCAGTGGCATTGCCCCGGTGCCGAAATTGCTGGCTGCGGGGGTCAATGTGGGACTGGGTACCGATGGAGCATCCAGTAACAACAATCTCGATATGTTGGAAGAAATGCGTTCAGCGGCACTGCTACATAAAGTTTCCTCCATGGACCCCACAGTGATGCCTGCCCAGCAGGCATTGAAAATGGCCACTGTTAATGGCGCAAAAGTACTGGGCTTGGAGAAGGAAATTGGCCAACTGAAACCAGGAATGAAGGCTGATTTTATTCTGATTAACTTTAAAGCGCCGCACCTCTATCCCAAATTGGATATTGCAGCGCATCTGGTGTATGCTGCCCACAGCGCCGACGTGGACACGGTAATTATTGATGGGGAACTGGTTATGCAAAACCGCAAAATACTGACCGTTGATGAAGATGAAATTATGCAACAAGTGGCTGAACGAGCTAAACGATTACTGGCCTAA
- a CDS encoding aspartate aminotransferase family protein, which produces MLQQPQHNNLSDQLISLEQAFNLNRQDVKDLHKKYINSSLATMLGLINFDAQFVKAEGVSVWDSDGRQYYDFLGGYGALNLGHNHPRVLQAVAKAQKLPNLLQASLGTLAGALAANLAHITPGKLQRCFFGNSGAEAVEGALKLARIATGRSKIIYCLGSFHGKTFGALSVTGREKYQKPFQPLLTDTVAVPFGDIDALAKALEQNDAAAFIVEPIQGEGGINVPPTGYLASVQRLCQRHGTLLIVDEIQTGMGRTGTMFACEQEDTTPDILCIAKSLGGGVMPIGAYITTDEIWQRAYGSIEKATLHTSTFGGNSLAAAAAIATIEVLYQENLIVQAKEKGEYLRSKLSALKDKYPLLADVRGRGLMVGLEFAQPKGFTYKATLGTLNKLAEEFMGSLVAGELLNKYGIITAYTLNNPNVIRLEPPLTVEYQQLDHVVQSLEEIFQTHKGFFSVAASGARTILKSLGKK; this is translated from the coding sequence ATGTTACAGCAACCACAACACAACAATTTGTCAGACCAATTGATCAGCCTAGAGCAAGCATTCAATTTAAACCGCCAGGATGTTAAAGATTTACACAAAAAATATATCAATTCCAGTTTAGCCACCATGTTGGGTTTAATTAACTTTGATGCTCAATTTGTCAAGGCCGAGGGCGTGTCGGTATGGGACAGCGACGGCCGCCAATACTATGATTTTTTGGGTGGATATGGCGCCTTAAATTTAGGCCACAATCATCCACGGGTTTTACAAGCGGTGGCAAAGGCCCAAAAGTTGCCCAATCTTTTGCAAGCTTCATTAGGCACTTTGGCCGGCGCTTTGGCTGCCAACTTGGCCCACATTACACCGGGAAAATTGCAGCGCTGTTTCTTTGGCAACAGCGGAGCCGAGGCGGTGGAAGGTGCTTTAAAGTTGGCTCGCATAGCCACCGGTCGGTCTAAAATCATCTATTGTCTTGGTTCTTTCCACGGCAAAACCTTTGGCGCCCTTTCAGTAACCGGCCGAGAAAAATATCAAAAGCCTTTTCAGCCACTGCTGACCGACACCGTGGCGGTTCCCTTTGGCGATATTGATGCTTTAGCAAAGGCTCTTGAACAAAACGATGCCGCCGCCTTTATTGTGGAGCCAATCCAAGGGGAGGGGGGCATCAACGTACCTCCTACGGGCTATTTAGCATCTGTCCAAAGGTTATGTCAACGGCACGGCACATTGCTGATAGTTGATGAAATCCAAACCGGCATGGGAAGGACTGGCACCATGTTTGCCTGCGAACAGGAAGACACCACGCCAGACATTTTATGCATTGCCAAGTCTTTAGGCGGTGGCGTAATGCCCATCGGCGCCTACATCACCACCGATGAAATCTGGCAACGGGCCTATGGCAGTATTGAAAAGGCGACGTTACATACATCCACCTTTGGTGGCAATAGCTTAGCTGCTGCCGCCGCCATTGCCACCATCGAAGTGCTTTATCAAGAAAATTTGATTGTCCAGGCTAAGGAAAAGGGCGAATATTTGCGAAGCAAATTATCCGCCCTGAAGGATAAGTATCCATTGCTGGCCGATGTGCGAGGGCGCGGGCTAATGGTTGGTTTAGAATTTGCTCAGCCCAAGGGGTTTACATATAAGGCTACTTTGGGGACATTGAATAAACTGGCCGAGGAGTTTATGGGCAGTTTAGTGGCCGGAGAGTTGTTGAATAAGTATGGCATCATTACCGCCTATACCTTAAATAATCCCAATGTAATCCGTTTAGAGCCACCGCTCACGGTGGAATATCAGCAGTTGGATCATGTGGTGCAATCGCTGGAGGAGATTTTTCAAACCCACAAAGGTTTTTTCAGCGTGGCCGCCTCTGGGGCCAGGACGATATTAAAATCACTGGGGAAAAAATAA
- a CDS encoding putative DNA-binding protein translates to MDKVIWITLLYDFYGQLLTERQQRFIDLYYGQDFSLGEIAEEYQVTRQAVHDTLKRAEKLLAGYEGKLGLVDKFMCQRKVIAEALDLLKAFRQDRNPDQLDRIEQILAEITELEEK, encoded by the coding sequence GTGGACAAAGTTATTTGGATAACCTTGCTGTATGATTTTTACGGTCAACTGCTAACTGAGCGTCAGCAGCGTTTTATTGACCTATACTATGGTCAGGATTTTTCTTTGGGTGAAATTGCCGAAGAATATCAAGTAACCCGTCAGGCGGTACATGATACCTTGAAACGAGCTGAAAAACTACTTGCCGGCTATGAAGGAAAATTGGGTTTGGTAGATAAGTTCATGTGCCAGCGCAAAGTAATAGCCGAAGCTTTGGATTTGTTAAAAGCCTTCCGCCAGGACCGCAACCCCGATCAATTAGATCGGATAGAACAAATATTGGCTGAAATTACAGAGCTAGAAGAAAAGTAA